A window of Mucilaginibacter paludis DSM 18603 contains these coding sequences:
- a CDS encoding mechanosensitive ion channel family protein yields the protein MKLLEKNKYIGYQMQDQLTELSNRFPYWVWNLIVVFGALIMGFILKLIITTLLRHYKNVSDYSLFKSILTHLGKPLNHFVPLFILTITAPMMNMSDQYLIPITRIIGMLLVISFANLLISSIKILEDFVYNHYDLKKDDNLRERKIRTQLQFIRKIAIALIILIALSIILLSFDSVRKIGAGLLTGVGISGIIIGFAAQKSLGNLLAGFQIAFTQPIRIDDVLVVEGEWGRVEEITLTYVVLNIWDQRRLILPINYFIEKPFQNWTRSTSEILGTAFFYVDYTFPVEELRSELTRLLNESNLWDKRVNVLQVTDVKESTMEIRALMSAKNSSQAFDLRCYVRENLIKFMRDKHPESLPQNRHLLAEHFNAKPNFIEQTAPGAEKEI from the coding sequence ATGAAGCTTTTAGAAAAAAATAAATACATCGGATATCAGATGCAGGATCAATTAACGGAATTGTCTAACCGTTTCCCTTACTGGGTATGGAACTTAATTGTGGTTTTTGGAGCCCTTATTATGGGCTTTATTCTAAAGCTTATCATCACAACGCTACTGCGGCATTATAAAAATGTATCCGACTATTCCTTATTTAAATCGATATTAACCCATTTAGGTAAACCTTTAAATCACTTTGTACCGCTGTTTATATTAACCATTACGGCGCCAATGATGAACATGAGCGACCAATATCTTATACCAATAACAAGGATAATTGGAATGCTGCTCGTGATATCATTTGCAAACCTGCTCATTAGTTCCATTAAAATTTTAGAGGATTTTGTTTATAACCATTACGATCTGAAAAAAGACGATAACTTGAGGGAGCGTAAAATAAGAACCCAATTACAATTTATCAGGAAGATAGCAATTGCGCTGATCATCCTGATCGCCCTTTCAATTATCTTGTTAAGTTTTGATAGCGTGCGCAAGATAGGTGCGGGCTTGCTCACCGGGGTAGGTATCAGCGGAATAATTATCGGCTTTGCCGCTCAAAAATCCTTAGGTAACTTACTTGCCGGTTTCCAGATAGCCTTTACACAACCCATCAGGATTGACGATGTATTGGTGGTTGAGGGCGAATGGGGGCGGGTTGAAGAAATCACTTTAACTTACGTTGTTTTAAATATTTGGGACCAGCGCAGGTTGATATTGCCCATTAATTACTTCATCGAAAAGCCTTTCCAGAACTGGACGCGAAGTACATCAGAAATATTAGGAACCGCATTTTTTTATGTAGATTATACTTTCCCGGTAGAAGAGCTTAGAAGCGAACTTACCCGATTGCTCAACGAATCAAACCTGTGGGATAAACGTGTTAACGTATTACAGGTTACGGATGTCAAAGAATCAACGATGGAGATACGGGCACTGATGAGTGCAAAAAACTCGTCGCAGGCATTCGATCTCCGTTGTTATGTGCGCGAAAACCTGATTAAATTCATGAGGGATAAGCACCCGGAAAGCTTGCCCCAAAACCGTCATTTGCTGGCTGAGCACTTCAATGCAAAACCGAATTTTATTGAGCAGACAGCACCAGGTGCCGAAAAAGAGATTTAA
- the treZ gene encoding malto-oligosyltrehalose trehalohydrolase has translation MNKIAVEGRSVGVTYDDNGNAHILVWVPLAKDKVELFLPGDNVTLPLQKQDAGYWHLITNQVKPDVIYQFILDGDQKLADPASLFQPDGVHGLSQTFNVNDFAWTDSHWNNLPLNKYIFYELHTGTFTPEGTFEGIEKKLDYLKELGITAIEIMPVAQFPGSRNWGYDGVFPFAVQNSYGGPAGLQKLVNACHQKGLAVVLDVVYNHIGPEGNYLGEFGPYFTDKYKTPWGDAINFDDAWCDAVRQYYVENVLMWFRDFHIDALRMDAVHAIKDMSPKHVLAQMKESVYQLMEVTGRTHHLVIECDLNDVRYINPLDEGGYGIDAQWTDEFHHALRVTAGQEKDGYYSDFKGIADLATAYKNAYVYTGQYSAQRFKTFGTEANENGGQQFVVFSQNHDQVGNRMLGERTSTLHSFEMQKLLAAAVMVSPYLPMLFMGEELSQPNPFLYFVSHGDDTLIEAVRKGRKAEFADFHAEGEAPDPQAVDTFERSKFEWELFEREPHQSMLQYYKALIRLRKQNKVLSSLNRKNIKVFYDEAANTLMLHRWHDGSYLISLLNFSGQQQSAELPFQKDTWQKIFDSADPQWRGPSASAEFVEAGSSVLLQPQSILIYQYTYA, from the coding sequence ATGAATAAGATAGCAGTTGAAGGTAGATCGGTAGGGGTAACTTATGATGATAACGGCAACGCCCATATACTGGTGTGGGTGCCATTGGCTAAAGATAAGGTTGAATTGTTTTTGCCCGGCGATAATGTAACTCTGCCTCTGCAAAAGCAGGATGCAGGCTACTGGCATCTTATCACTAATCAGGTTAAGCCGGATGTAATTTATCAGTTTATTTTAGATGGCGATCAAAAATTGGCTGATCCCGCTTCGCTATTCCAACCGGATGGGGTGCATGGCCTATCGCAAACGTTCAACGTTAATGATTTCGCCTGGACGGATTCCCATTGGAACAACCTGCCTTTAAACAAGTACATATTTTATGAATTACATACCGGCACATTTACTCCCGAAGGTACTTTTGAAGGGATTGAAAAAAAACTGGATTACCTGAAGGAGCTGGGTATTACCGCGATAGAAATTATGCCGGTGGCCCAGTTTCCCGGCTCGCGCAACTGGGGATACGACGGCGTTTTTCCGTTTGCGGTACAAAATTCGTACGGCGGGCCCGCGGGCTTGCAAAAACTGGTTAACGCTTGCCATCAAAAAGGTTTAGCGGTTGTATTGGATGTGGTTTACAACCATATTGGGCCCGAAGGAAATTACCTGGGCGAATTTGGCCCTTATTTCACCGATAAATATAAAACGCCCTGGGGTGATGCCATCAACTTTGATGACGCCTGGTGCGATGCCGTACGGCAATACTACGTTGAAAATGTATTGATGTGGTTTCGCGATTTTCATATCGATGCTTTGCGGATGGATGCCGTACACGCTATTAAAGATATGAGTCCTAAACATGTCCTGGCACAAATGAAGGAGAGTGTTTATCAGTTGATGGAAGTAACCGGTCGTACGCATCACCTGGTTATAGAGTGCGACCTGAATGATGTTCGTTACATTAACCCTTTAGACGAAGGCGGTTATGGGATAGATGCCCAGTGGACAGATGAGTTTCACCATGCGCTGCGTGTAACAGCGGGCCAGGAAAAGGATGGGTATTATTCTGATTTTAAGGGTATTGCCGACCTGGCCACAGCTTATAAAAATGCCTACGTGTACACCGGGCAATACTCGGCGCAACGATTTAAAACCTTTGGTACTGAAGCCAACGAAAATGGCGGACAGCAATTTGTGGTATTCTCTCAAAATCACGATCAGGTGGGTAACCGCATGCTCGGCGAACGCACCAGTACGCTGCATAGTTTTGAAATGCAGAAGCTTTTGGCCGCCGCTGTAATGGTTAGCCCGTATTTGCCCATGCTGTTTATGGGCGAAGAGCTAAGCCAACCCAATCCCTTTTTATACTTTGTAAGCCACGGGGACGATACGTTAATTGAAGCTGTTAGAAAAGGCCGTAAAGCAGAATTTGCAGACTTTCATGCCGAAGGCGAAGCTCCTGATCCGCAAGCGGTGGATACATTTGAAAGATCGAAGTTTGAATGGGAACTGTTTGAACGGGAGCCCCACCAGTCCATGTTACAGTATTATAAGGCGTTAATCCGGCTAAGAAAGCAGAATAAAGTTTTAAGCTCGCTGAACAGGAAAAATATCAAGGTGTTTTATGATGAGGCTGCTAATACCTTAATGCTGCACCGGTGGCACGATGGTAGCTACCTTATCTCATTATTGAATTTTTCAGGCCAGCAGCAGTCAGCTGAATTACCGTTCCAAAAAGATACCTGGCAAAAAATATTCGATTCGGCCGACCCTCAGTGGCGCGGCCCGTCTGCATCCGCCGAATTTGTTGAGGCGGGTTCTTCTGTTCTCCTTCAACCACAATCTATTTTAATTTACCAATATACCTATGCATAA